A genome region from Gopherus evgoodei ecotype Sinaloan lineage unplaced genomic scaffold, rGopEvg1_v1.p scaffold_35_arrow_ctg1, whole genome shotgun sequence includes the following:
- the TMEM86B gene encoding LOW QUALITY PROTEIN: lysoplasmalogenase (The sequence of the model RefSeq protein was modified relative to this genomic sequence to represent the inferred CDS: inserted 1 base in 1 codon), whose product MDVLETDARYQRNIAADAKSRCHKLLPFLASCGLYFALWLPEPSWVSAGVKGLPLLSLVWFLTAQAWGDGAWTPAARRVRWGLMFSSVGDFRLVWPQLFIPGVVAFALAHVCYIWALGLRPNRPWLLLLLVLAWAGAYATLWPCLGGPYVPAVGGYGALLAAMXWRALARPPPHLAVATGSLLFVASDLVLAWDHFCAPVPQARLIVMGTYYAAQGLIAAWAPRTSSRWKET is encoded by the exons atggACGTTCTCGAGACGGACGCCCGCTACCAACGGAATATTGCAGCTGAT GCCAAGAGCCGCTGCCACAAGCTGCTGCCGTTCCTGGCCTCCTGCGGCCTGTACTTTGCCCTGtggctgcctgagcccagctgggTCAGCGCCGGCGTCAAGGGCCTCCCGCTCCTGAGCCTGGTCTGGTTCCTGACGGCCCAGGCCTGGGGTGACGGCGCCTGGACCCCGGCCGCCCGCCGGGTCCGCTGGGGACTGATGTTCTCCAGCGTGGGAGACTTCCGCCTCGTCTGGCCCCAACTATTTATCCCAG gcgTGGTGGCCTTCGCTCTGGCTCACGTCTGCTACATCTGGGCCCTGGGCCTGCGTCCCAACCGCccctggctcctgctgctgctggtgctggccTGGGCCGGGGCCTACGCGACGCTGTGGCCCTGCCTGGGAGGCCCCTATGTGCCGGCCGTGGGGGGCTACGGGGCGCTGCTGGCGGCCA GCTGGCGGGCCCTGGCCCGGCCTCCCCCCCACCTGGCCGTGGCCACCGGCTCCCTGCTCTTCGTGGCCTCCGACCTGGTCCTGGCCTGGGACCACTTCTGCGCCCCGGTGCCCCAGGCCCGGCTCATCGTCATGGGCACCTACTACGCGGCCCAGGGGCTGATCGCAGCCTGGGCCCCCCGCACCAGCTCCCGCTGGAAGGAGACCTGA